atcaataattgcattatagtttgttttttttagcattagaaaaaaggtaaacaatcttgatgtgtcttttaattgaataacacgttttaaaaataagtcatggcaaatatgtaacaattattaatctaatacgatcatttatattcttcagcttttataaacaatagttactgattttcaaaaagcgtttttcaattaaaagacatgtctagatcgcttaccttctttctactGCTAGAAAAATGACCTATGGTCTAAATAAATCCTATAAGACTTTGTTTGAAAAAGATTGATGTCCAAATTAATACTTGTAGATCTTTCATTTGATTTCATATcaattaataaatacattactcATTATATACTCTTAtatcaggggtcaccaaatggcagACAGCGGTCCAGATCCAGACCACCAACCTATACAttaaatttagttatgtttatATCAAAGGAAACAGATCATGTTAGGTCAAAATTTTCCTAAGGAAATATAAGAATGCTTCAATGAATATTTAACATACCTGAGCTGGCAATATGTGTGGTACTTTATCTGATAAATTATTACTGATAATCCTGTTCACTTGTCTGGCTATGTTTTTAGCCAAGGCATCCTCATTTTGATGTTCCACTGTTTTTATAGTGTCATTAGGTGTGAATTTACGCCTGGAAGTTAAGAGTGTAATATATGAGGTATacaaataatgttttaattattttcataacAAATTCACAACAATAAAGGTAGGGTAAGAGTTATTAAAGAAGCAGCTTGACAGAATGTAAAATAATAACTGAATATTGTAGTTAAccttacatatatgtaagtcTATGGGTGATTTTAGCTTATTTGAAACTTCAATAACTCCATGAGAGTTCAAAACTTGATTTAGAGTAAATTTGTACTAAGTTGGGACTATGAGGACAACTTGATTATGTTTgcaacattaaaaatattgagTTATACAAGTCACCAAAAAATTGATCTAATTTAGTTATAAAACTTACTGTAAGCCTTCATGTTCTATAGCAATGGCATCCTCCACTAATGACTTTATCTCCGCTACTACACCGTCCGCAGCGGGGGCCACTTCTGCGTACAAATCTGGGAGTTTATCTTGAGCTACAAAGTGTGTTCTTGTGTAACTTTTCACCATAGGCAGGGCGTTATATGGCACCTTGTCTTCCGTTAACATAACAGAACCCCAACCGTAATAACGGGGCAAATTTAAAGCTATCTGCTTTTCCTCGACAGTCTTCAAATTCTTTAATTTCTCATTTTTAGCTTCCCTCTTTCGAAGCTTCACGCCTTCTTTGGAGACATCCAGAATTGGAGGATATTCGGGGGTTTCTGTATACTCATTGTCATCAAGCGCTACTGCCTGAGAAGATCTTCTGAGCAATACCTTTTTTAGCCTTGGAAACGTTCTGTGAACTTTTATAAAATTCATTTTAGAGTACCATTTATTAATTCctcagttaattttatttttgatggcGAAATTCGATGTTTTGAGGTTATGTATGAATTTAGACGTTTAAAAGGCGTTTTATATGATAGTTAAACTACAAATAATTTTTGAGCATGGTATTAAAATGCGTGTCATTATAAAGTGCGCAATGAAAACAAACTGCTCTTTTTGTTGAGACGTTGTCAGCCCTGACAAAAGCTGATGCAATTTACGATTTGACAGGAGCAACCTGCCAGGGATTTATAACCAAGTTTCGTATCAAGTGtgactagtatttttttaaataaccatGGATGACGATATGATATTCGATCCTTCTctgaagaaaaagaagaagaagaagactggCTTCGACATGGACGCCGCACTCGCGGAACAGGGTGAGAGCACGAGCATGGAGGTTCCCGTGGACACGGGTGACGTCGACGTGCCAGAGGACGATAACCTTGATTTAGACAACTTCggtaaaaagaagaaaaaaaaaaagaagacctTTAACTTGGAAGATATCGAGAATGCGTTACCGGACACGAGAGAAGAGAGGCCTCCGGTCGAGGAGCCCCTGCAGGAGGAAGAGGTGGTGGACGACCTGGACTTGGACATAGACTTCACGGccaagaaaaagaagaagaagaaaaccgTGGACGAGCTCATGGCCGAGGAGGAGTTTCGCGACGAGGAGAAAGAGAACGTGGAGGACGTGCACGGGGACTGGGTGGGTTCCGACCGCGACTACACGTACGACGAGCTACTCGAGCGCGTATTCGACATCATGCGCGAGAAGAACCCCAGCATGGTCTCCGGCAAGAAGCAGAAATTCATCATGCGACCCCCTCAAGTTGTCAGAATTGGCACAAAGAAGACATCCTTTGCCAACTTTACAGAAATTTGCAAAACATTGCATCGTCAGCCTAAGCATTTACTAGACTTTTTACTGGCCGAGTTAGGTACCAGCGGCTCTGTAGACGGCAACAGCCAGCTTATCATCAAGGGCCGCTTCCAGCAGAAACAAATAGAGAATGTGTTACGTCGGTATATCAAGGAATATGTAACATGCCATACTTGTCGCTCCCCCGATACCATTTTACAGAAAGATACTCGGTTGTTCTTCCTTCAGTGCGAGACCTGCGGTTCCCGTTGTTCTGTTGCTAGCATCAAGTCTGGTTTCCAGGCTGTCACAGGCAAGCGTGCAGCCATGCGTGCAAAGACTGCATAGAACATTAGTGCTTAGTGATAAAACAAATCACGGATCTGGGGTACATGCAGCTATCTTCCTATTCCTAGCTTCAGTTCTACTGTAAATCTGGTGCTGAACTTTGTATATGAATGCCTGTGCAATTGCAAGTTAGGtagatatgaataaataatatatgaagataatgtgtatcttcaaatttgtattatgatgaatattattaaatatttggtCTCAAGCAGCATTTGATTATTCTTAGCTCCTTAGATGTTTTTTGCATCTAATTATGTACATTGAAATATGAAGTGAAGGAAGGGTGATGAAACTTTGATTGTAATTTTTAATTGATTGTGAAATATCTGTGGAAACAGTGTGTTCACACAGAAGTTAAGCCATTAAGTTATTATCATTTCTATATTTATCTGGATGTACCTCATTCCAGTCCCTATATTTATGTATAGCTCACTTCTGTATTATTCTCATTACACAATGTTTTATATATGTTAGTTTTATTTGATCTACCTACTATTttgtatacaaataaaaaagataTGTTAGAATAAACACTTTATTAGGTATGTaaaacttaaaaagaaaaagaacatataaaaaagtaaacatcttcaataaaattttaaatgtaaacaatGTAAAAGTATAACAGGTAACAATATAATATAGAAAAATATTGGCCAATTCGTTTATTGGGTTAAGTAGTTACATGAGATTATCAATTGTTACGAATAATTTGAGGTTTGTAATCAGGCTTAATAGCCTTGGCAAGGCTCTCAGCATACAGATCTAGACGCTGCGTCATTGTGAAACCCCATTTATCTTTGACCTGAcgacaaagattcaagtccatTTGTGCAATCAGCAATCCATCCTTGACTCTAGACAAACCAGGAGTTCTGCAGCCATCGGGAGCAGTCACGTAGCTTGAACCATAGAAATGGCCAAACTCCTTGTGAGCAGGTTTTCCATCTCCTGAAGTAAACTCATTGGGAAATTGTTCTGTTCCAACTCTGTTAATGGCAGCAGTGAAGTAGCTGTTGGCAATGGCAGCATTACGGGCCTCCACCGCCCATAGATGTTCGCTTAAGCCAGCCACTGTAGCCGATGGGTTAAACACAATCTCTGCTCCATTTATACCAAACATCATCCAGTTCTGAGGATGATGGCGGCCATAGCAAATGTTTATAGCAATCTTGCCAAACTTGGTCTGAAAAACAGGGTGGCCAGTGTTGCCTTCAAAATAGTAGGTGGATTCATTGAAGTCACCAACTCGAGGAATGTGGTTCTTCCTATGCTTTCCGATGACTTTGCCCTGTTCGTTAATGACTACAGCAGTATTCCAAATAGTTTCACCATGGGCTTCATCTCTTTCAAGAATAGGAGACACTATGACCATGTCATACTTTACAGCCAGGTCTTTTAAAAATTGGGTACATGGTCCATCTTCAGCAGATTCAGCAAACTCGCACCAAGGTTGCTTCTCTCTAGTACAAAACGCAAACGGCATACTCCATGCTTCTTGTAAACATAAGACATTTACCCCTTCTTCGCCAGCTGCAGTGATAATTTTCCGAATTTTGTTGATTATAGCCTCTCTCTGCTCTACTATAGGTTTATCGGTAGTTGTGCCAATTGAATGTTGAACTACCCCCACTTTCACTAATCTTGGGTTTCTAGTTTCTTCTTGCTTCGCAGGAAATTCATAAGCAGCAATATCAAAGGAGTTTTCAGCAGCGAATTGTTTGTTGgtttctttaatttttattgcgTGGTGATCAGTCCTTCCGTAGTGAATTCTATTAAATTCATTCAGGGCCAGACCTGAAAGTGAACTCGCTACAAGCTCATCAAGGCTTACAAGTTCTGAAGAAGCTGCCATATtagttagatttttattgtgaaATTTGTGAATGGACTTTAAATACGCACGATACTACAAAAGAAAAGTTAGCAGTTACTCAAAGACAACATAACAACTGCCACTGGAACTAATCCAAAAGTTGTTGTGTAGCGAACaaactttatcttatcttatctaggcGTAGGCTGTAGGTGACCCCTCCCACTTCCAACTTCCAGTGATAAAATGATAGTGTAGAAAAACGCGAATGTAGAAAATATTTGAGTTATTGTTAAAAGCGCCAAGATAGAAGCAAACGTCAAGTCAAATTGTCAATTTTGAGTTGACAAATGGGGTTGAGGTTTGGGTTTGGGATGGGATTTGATATTTGATGTCTGTGGTGTGGACAGCGTtgtgtattttattgtaatttaattttgttaaaattaagtaattCTTCTTTATCAAGTGTAAGCTTAATTTCCATCATGAGCATGAACAGCATGAATGCGCTGCCCGCGCAGCCTACGGGTATTCAGAGTACTGCAGGAGCTGTACCAATTCGAAATGAAAAAGGTACGTTTTCATAGCAACATGCTAGTCACAAAAcatcaaatatatttaaagtataaaattgttaaattattatacagaGATGAGTCATATCATACCTAAGTTATTCATGTGATTTTAAACCATAATACTTCATCAACTTCAGGTGAAATATCTATGCAAAAGGTGAAGGTACAGAGGTACATATCTGGTAAGAAACCTGACTACGCTCAGGGTGCCTCGTCCTCGGAAGAGTCTGACACTGAGGACTTCATAGAGCAGCAGAGACCAGAGCGGAGACAGCAGACATTGCCACAAGTGATCAGTCGAAAAGATGATCACAGTGATTCTGAGGGAgaggtaaatatgtataaaatttggaatatgaCACTAATCCTACAgtatttttcatataaatatgaTCCTTTacaaaacttaaataattatgACTATAAAAATTAAGCCTTATTTGACAGCAATTAGGGCTTTGGTATTTTGTGAACTTTCTTTGTCTGAACTGAATCAAATAAATTGGAATAGTCAAAGTACCCAATTGGAACCAGGTGTTATTAAAATTCTTATTCATTTATGCAGTGTGcaaacatttttagggttccgtacccaaagggtaaaaacgggaccctattactaagactccgctgtccgttcgtccgtccgtctgtcaccaggctgtatctcacgaaccgtgatagctagacagttgaaattttcacagatgatgtatttctgttgccgctataacaacaaatactaaaaacagactaaaataaagatttaattggggctcccatacaacaaacgtgatttttgacctaagttaagcaacgtcggtcggggtcagtacttggatgggtgaccgtttttttgcttgttttactctattttttgttgatggtgcggaaccctccgtgcgcgagtccgactcgcacttggccggttttcatttgtttaacaAACGCTGCACGCCTCATTTGAGCGTCAACGCAACACCAAGAACGCACGCCTTCGTCAGCGTTCTGATGCTTTGGTATTTATACAGACCTGGTAATATTTAAACGTTTTAAACCATCACCAGGTGGACGACCCGCGTCTTCGCCGTCTGCGTGTGGCCGCGCGGTCGCCGCCCCGCCGCGCCGAACACAAGCCCGAGATCATCGACGCCGAACCAGAGGCAGAGTCGGCCTCGAGTGCTGAAGAGCAACATGACAGCTCGGAGAGCGAGGACGAGCTGGATGAGGAGGAGATTGAAAGGCGGCGGCAGGCGCTTAAGGCTAAATTAGCGGCTAGGTTAGTAACTATGACTTTTATTGAGTTACTTAGCTTCTCCCGATACTTCTTCTGCCTACAAGGTAAACTGTCACAACTCCACCTCTCAAAGTACTCCTGATAGGTATGTACTAATAGCAATGAAACAAGTGCGTACGATGGAAGCTCGTTTATTACTGGCGCGCAGGCCAGGATACAGCGGACGCGCGGACTGAGGCGCGGGGACGTCACATGCATACATGTCAACTCCGTACCCCATCGAAATCAATTTAGCTGAGAAAACATGCaacatcactacaccttataaaacaaagtcccccgccgcgtctgtctgtttgtgtgtttgtatgttcgcaataaactcaaactactgaatggattttcatgcggtttcacctatcgatagagtgattcttgaggaaggtttgtgtataatttattaaagaaataaaatcttaataaagaaattttaataataataattaacccgtgcgaagccggggcggatcgctagtctAAAATATTAGTAGGATTCACATCAATAGCTGAAGCCGAGCATGTTACTaatagtatcaaaataattttaacctTCTCTATAGCTAGTTACATTACATATTTACGTGGCGCATACTCTCGAGAATTAGCGGCTATTGCTTTTTAAACATGAACTGTACTATTACTGTGTCTATCTTGTTGTTCCCTCAGAACTGAGGGTGATACttcgtatattttattttattttactttattaggtacactaaacagacatcgtacaatatcatgggtaatacaattgtacattatggcttaaatctagcacgagatccaaaacaagtgtacacagcatgttttacaatttagcggaaatattacaaactaattaacaccatattatagctacagtgaaaaatatcagagaagaaaaaactatctaaagattacaatataacgagtgacgaactttacatataaagactattaaacatcacagatgaaacaaacttagatagtatatgtatagtttgtcGGCATAATGATTGAAATTACAGAGAGGCAGAGCGAGAAGTTCTGGGCCGGGAAGAGGATGAGGAAATGCTGGATGGCATTAAAGAGGAAAGTGGCTCCTCAGACACAGAGTACACAGACAGCGAAGAGGATACTGGTAATACAGtctttttaattttcatttgtttaccataaagttttaagtcataataaaaaaatatttcatatttcatatttcatatttcatttattgcatagtcatgaacataaattacataataagatGATACAGTTAAGTTGGTCAAttcatgacaccctgttagggcacacaaTATTTAGCTTACtatctaatacctataaaacattTCATAACATATCTATCGTAATCAGTGTGTAAAAAAGAAATagtcaaataataataacatggtaaaattaaataaaagataaaattaaataacattccatacattaacatttcatgcaataattCAAAATTCCATGTCACAACAAATTAAGTTTGacgtattttaagtaggtacatatttgtgcTATTTTACTCCGTCAGCATTTCATCATTTAAAAACTCCTCAAGTGTGTAGTAGCATTTGTGAAttaacatgtcttttaatttatttttaaataatttgtcaCTTGGTTCAAGTTTGATACT
The window above is part of the Cydia amplana chromosome 18, ilCydAmpl1.1, whole genome shotgun sequence genome. Proteins encoded here:
- the LOC134656644 gene encoding eukaryotic translation initiation factor 2 subunit 2, which encodes MDDDMIFDPSLKKKKKKKTGFDMDAALAEQGESTSMEVPVDTGDVDVPEDDNLDLDNFGKKKKKKKKTFNLEDIENALPDTREERPPVEEPLQEEEVVDDLDLDIDFTAKKKKKKKTVDELMAEEEFRDEEKENVEDVHGDWVGSDRDYTYDELLERVFDIMREKNPSMVSGKKQKFIMRPPQVVRIGTKKTSFANFTEICKTLHRQPKHLLDFLLAELGTSGSVDGNSQLIIKGRFQQKQIENVLRRYIKEYVTCHTCRSPDTILQKDTRLFFLQCETCGSRCSVASIKSGFQAVTGKRAAMRAKTA
- the LOC134656643 gene encoding uncharacterized protein LOC134656643, whose translation is MAASSELVSLDELVASSLSGLALNEFNRIHYGRTDHHAIKIKETNKQFAAENSFDIAAYEFPAKQEETRNPRLVKVGVVQHSIGTTTDKPIVEQREAIINKIRKIITAAGEEGVNVLCLQEAWSMPFAFCTREKQPWCEFAESAEDGPCTQFLKDLAVKYDMVIVSPILERDEAHGETIWNTAVVINEQGKVIGKHRKNHIPRVGDFNESTYYFEGNTGHPVFQTKFGKIAINICYGRHHPQNWMMFGINGAEIVFNPSATVAGLSEHLWAVEARNAAIANSYFTAAINRVGTEQFPNEFTSGDGKPAHKEFGHFYGSSYVTAPDGCRTPGLSRVKDGLLIAQMDLNLCRQVKDKWGFTMTQRLDLYAESLAKAIKPDYKPQIIRNN